Proteins from one Ricinus communis isolate WT05 ecotype wild-type chromosome 9, ASM1957865v1, whole genome shotgun sequence genomic window:
- the LOC8280713 gene encoding uncharacterized protein LOC8280713 isoform X2, translating to MTIQVSTVNLLLETRGGARREGGAAWASPLAAITIRNLLLYTTNENWQVVNLKEARDFSNNKGFIYVFKKLEWESLSIDLLPHPDMFADASLARSQEGSTQRDDDGAKRVFFGGERFLEGISGEAHITMQRTEQNNPLGLEVQLHITEAVCPALSEPGLRALLRFLTGLYVCLNRGDVDLKAQQRSTEAAGRSLVSLLVDHIFFCIKDADFQLELLMQSLLFSRATVSDGEIVNNLTTVMVGGLFLRDTFSRPPCTLVQPSIENVTENCLEIPAFAKNFCPPIHPLGDQQFQLSAGIPLICLHSLQVKPSPLPPSFASETVIACQPLMIHLQEESCLRISSFLADGIVVNPGDVLPDFSVNSLMFILKELDVTVPLDMSNSDNQAYNKNNTVQSSFTGARLHIENLFFSESPSLKLRLLKLEKDPACFCMWEGQPVDASQKKWTTGASHLSLSLETSISSAGQLSSHGLTSGLWRCVELKDASIEVAMVTADGGPLTIVPPPGGVVRVGVACQQYLSNTSVDQLFFVLDLYAYFGRVGEKIASVGKNKRTESRNESSDDGRLMDKVPCDTAVSLAVKGLQLRFLESSTINIEGMPLVQFIGNGLFIKVAHRTLGGAIAVSSTLLWQSVQVDCVETEGRLAHEYSTVSTPIENGLATTNGYPQLRAVFWVHNHQKHQPNGLACTIPFLDINIVHVIPFSERDKECHSLSVSACISGIRLGGGMNYAEALLHRFGILGPDGGPGEGLTKGLKNLSRGPLSKLFKTSHLRVDLGEDRSPENGKDGGILHLGMPDDVDVCIELKDWLFALEGAQEMAERWWFDNHENLGREERCWHTTFQSLLVKAKNSPRHEPYAKGNMPGRHKYPVDLVTVGVEGLQILKPLGQNGISLSENEMKEVVETSGGINLEARLVMSEESVDDEMATWVVENLKFSVKHPIEAIVTKDEFQHLAFLCKSEVDAMGRMAAGVLKLLKLERSIGQATIDQLSNLGSESFDKIFTPQKLSRGSSPRSIGLSPSPYPIYEIPQTIESTVASLEEAVMDSQAKCATIMTDLSASESSLQYLADIKQLSQKLESMQSLVRQLRTQI from the exons ATGACGATTCAGGTCAGCACTGTCAATCTTCTACTTGAAACACGTGGGGGTGCTCGACGTGAGGGGGGTGCTGCTtg GGCATCACCTCTAGCAGCCATTACCATTCGCAATCTCTTGTTGTATACCACAAATGAAAATTGGCAG GTCGTAAATCTCAAGGAAGCGCGCGACTTTTCCAATAATAAAGGCTTTATATACGTGTTCAAG AAACTTGAATGGGAATCTTTATCAATTGATCTCCTGCCTCATCCTGATATGTTCGCTGATGCCAGTTTGGCACGATCTCAAGAGGGTTCAACTCAGAGAGATGATGATGGTGCAAAGCGGGTTTTCTTTGGTGGAGAACGTTTTTTGGAAGGAATATCAGGAGAAGCTCAT ATCACAATGCAGAGGACTGAGCAGAACAATCCCCTTGGGCTTGAGGTTCAATTACATATCACAGAAGCTGTCTGTCCAGCATTAAGTGAACCAG GACTCCGTGCTCTTCTTCGCTTCCTCACGGGTTTATATGTGTGTCTTAATAGAGGAGATGTGGATCTAAAGGCTCAGCAG AGATCTACAGAAGCAGCAGGACGTTCACTAGTCTCGCTTCTTGTGGACCACATATTTTTCTGCATTAAAGATGCTG ATTTTCAGCTTGAGCTTTTGATGCAGTCGCTTCTCTTTTCTCGG GCAACAGTCTCTGATGGAGAAATTGTCAATAATTTGACCACGGTTATGGTTGGTGGTCTTTTCTTAAG GGACACCTTCTCTCGCCCTCCATGTACTTTAGTACAACCGTCCATTGAGAATGTCACAGAAAATTGTTTGGAAATTCCTGCCTTTG CTAAGAATTTTTGCCCTCCAATACATCCTCTGGGAGACCAGCAGTTCCAGTTAAGCGCAGGTATTCCTTTGATATGCCTTCATTCACTTCAGGTCAAGCCTTCTCCACTCCCACCATCTTTTGCTTCAGAAACGGTCATTGCTTGCCAGCCACTTATG ATTCACCTTCAGGAAGAATCGTGTTTAAGGATATCTTCCTTCTTAGCTGATGGCATTGTTGTCAATCCTGGGGATGTTCTGCCAGATTTTTCAGTAAACTCCCTCATGTTTATTCTCAAGGAATTAGATGTCACTGTTCCTCTGGACATGAGTAATTCAGACAATCAAGCTTACAACAAAAACAATACTGTCCAGAGTTCCTTCACTGGAGCAAGGCTTCACATTGAAAACTTGTTTTTCTCAGAGTCACCTTCCCTAAAACTTAGGTTACTGAAGCTAGAGAAGGATCCTGCTTGCTTCTGTATGTGGGAGGGCCAACCTGTTGATGCAAGCCAGAAGAAATGGACTACTGGAGCCTCTCATCTTAGTTTATCTCTCGAAACATCTATCAGCTCTGCTGGGCAGCTGAGTTCTCATGGATTGACTTCAGGCTTGTGGCGATGTGTTGAACTAAAAGATGCTTCTATTGAGGTAGCCATGGTAACTGCTGATGGAGGTCCATTGACAATTGTTCCTCCTCCTGGTGGCGTTGTCAGAGTAGGTGTTGCTTGTCAACAGTATTTGTCCAACACTTCTGTTGATCAGTTGTTTTTTGTCCTGGATCTTTATGCATACTTTGGCAGAGTCGGTGAAAAGATTGCCTCTGTTGGAAAAAACAAGAGAACAGAGAGTAGAAATGAATCTTCTGATGATGGTAGGCTAATGGATAAAGTTCCATGTGATACTGCAGTAAGCTTAGCAGTGAAGGGACTCCAGCTTAGATTTCTTGAATCTTCTACGATAAATATTGAGGGAATGCCTCTCGTTCAATTTATTGGGAATGGTCTTTTCATCAAAGTTGCTCATAGAACCCTTGGTGGTGCTATTGCTGTTTCATCCACTTTACTCTGGCAGAGTGTTCAGGTGGACTGTGTAGAGACTGAGGGACGTTTGGCGCATGAATATAGCACAGTTTCAACTCCCATTGAGAATGGTTTGGCAACCACAAATGGCTATCCACAGCTAAGAGCTGTCTTTTGGGTGCATAACCACCAGAAACATCAACCAAATGGTCTTGCATGTACAATTCCATTTCTGGACATAAACATAGTACACGTAATTCCATTCAGTGAACGTGATAAAGAATGCCATAGTTTAAGTGTGTCAGCCTGTATCTCTGGCATACGCCTTGGTGGTGGAATGAACTATGCAGAAGCCCTGCTACATCGATTTGGAATACTTGGGCCTGATGGTGGTCCGGGAGAAGGGCTCACTAAAGGGTTaaagaacttatcaagagGCCCACTGTCAAAGCTTTTCAAAACATCACATCTCAGAGTTGATTTAGGAGAAG ATAGAAGTCCAGAAAATGGGAAAGATGGTGGGATTTTGCACTTGGGGATGCCAGATGATGTGGATGTGTGTATAGAATTGAAAGATTGGTTATTTGCTCTTGAAGGCGCACAAGAAATGGCAGAAAGGTGGTGGTTTGACAACCATGAAAATCTGGGTAGAGAAGAGAGGTGCTGGCACACAACTTTTCAAAGTTTGCTAGTGAAAGCGAAAAATAGTCCAAGGCATGAGCCGTATGCCAAAGGGAACATGCCTGGAAGACACAAGTATCCTGTGGATTTGGTCACG GTTGGTGTGGAGGGCTTGCAGATCTTGAAGCCACTGGGACAAAATGGTATTTCTCTGTCAGAGAATGAGATGAAAGAAGTTGTTGAGACATCTGGTGGGATAAATCTTGAAGCTCGTTTGGTGATGTCAGAGGAAAGTGTTGATGATGAAATGGCTACATGGGTTGTGGAAAACTTGAAATTCTCTGTCAAGCATCCG ATTGAGGCTATTGTGACCAAGGATGAATTCCAGCACCTTGCTTTCTTGTGCAAGTCTGAAGTTGATGCAATGGGTCGGATGGCTGCTGGGGTCCTGAAGTTGCTCAAACTGGAGCGATCCATTGGCCAGGCAACAATAGACCAACTAAGCAACCTTG GAAGTGAGAGCTTTGACAAGATTTTCACCCCACAAAAGCTTAGCAGGGGTAGTAGTCCTCGCAGTATTGGACTCTCTCCATCCCCATATCCGATTTACGAGATTCCGCAGACAATAGAATCAACGGTTGCTTCACTCGAGGAGGCAGTTATGGATTCACAAGCCAAATGTGCTACTATTATGACTGATTTATCTGCTTCTGAGTCCTCTTTACAGTATCTTGCTGATATCAAACAACTAAGTCAGAAGCTTGAAAGTATGCAGAGTCTAGTGAGGCAATTAAGGACACAGATTTAA
- the LOC8280713 gene encoding uncharacterized protein LOC8280713 isoform X3 — MKIGSSILQVVNLKEARDFSNNKGFIYVFKKLEWESLSIDLLPHPDMFADASLARSQEGSTQRDDDGAKRVFFGGERFLEGISGEAHITMQRTEQNNPLGLEVQLHITEAVCPALSEPGLRALLRFLTGLYVCLNRGDVDLKAQQRSTEAAGRSLVSLLVDHIFFCIKDADFQLELLMQSLLFSRATVSDGEIVNNLTTVMVGGLFLRDTFSRPPCTLVQPSIENVTENCLEIPAFAKNFCPPIHPLGDQQFQLSAGIPLICLHSLQVKPSPLPPSFASETVIACQPLMIHLQEESCLRISSFLADGIVVNPGDVLPDFSVNSLMFILKELDVTVPLDMSNSDNQAYNKNNTVQSSFTGARLHIENLFFSESPSLKLRLLKLEKDPACFCMWEGQPVDASQKKWTTGASHLSLSLETSISSAGQLSSHGLTSGLWRCVELKDASIEVAMVTADGGPLTIVPPPGGVVRVGVACQQYLSNTSVDQLFFVLDLYAYFGRVGEKIASVGKNKRTESRNESSDDGRLMDKVPCDTAVSLAVKGLQLRFLESSTINIEGMPLVQFIGNGLFIKVAHRTLGGAIAVSSTLLWQSVQVDCVETEGRLAHEYSTVSTPIENGLATTNGYPQLRAVFWVHNHQKHQPNGLACTIPFLDINIVHVIPFSERDKECHSLSVSACISGIRLGGGMNYAEALLHRFGILGPDGGPGEGLTKGLKNLSRGPLSKLFKTSHLRVDLGEDRSPENGKDGGILHLGMPDDVDVCIELKDWLFALEGAQEMAERWWFDNHENLGREERCWHTTFQSLLVKAKNSPRHEPYAKGNMPGRHKYPVDLVTVGVEGLQILKPLGQNGISLSENEMKEVVETSGGINLEARLVMSEESVDDEMATWVVENLKFSVKHPIEAIVTKDEFQHLAFLCKSEVDAMGRMAAGVLKLLKLERSIGQATIDQLSNLGSESFDKIFTPQKLSRGSSPRSIGLSPSPYPIYEIPQTIESTVASLEEAVMDSQAKCATIMTDLSASESSLQYLADIKQLSQKLESMQSLVRQLRTQI; from the exons ATGAAAATTGGCAG TTCTATATTGCAGGTCGTAAATCTCAAGGAAGCGCGCGACTTTTCCAATAATAAAGGCTTTATATACGTGTTCAAG AAACTTGAATGGGAATCTTTATCAATTGATCTCCTGCCTCATCCTGATATGTTCGCTGATGCCAGTTTGGCACGATCTCAAGAGGGTTCAACTCAGAGAGATGATGATGGTGCAAAGCGGGTTTTCTTTGGTGGAGAACGTTTTTTGGAAGGAATATCAGGAGAAGCTCAT ATCACAATGCAGAGGACTGAGCAGAACAATCCCCTTGGGCTTGAGGTTCAATTACATATCACAGAAGCTGTCTGTCCAGCATTAAGTGAACCAG GACTCCGTGCTCTTCTTCGCTTCCTCACGGGTTTATATGTGTGTCTTAATAGAGGAGATGTGGATCTAAAGGCTCAGCAG AGATCTACAGAAGCAGCAGGACGTTCACTAGTCTCGCTTCTTGTGGACCACATATTTTTCTGCATTAAAGATGCTG ATTTTCAGCTTGAGCTTTTGATGCAGTCGCTTCTCTTTTCTCGG GCAACAGTCTCTGATGGAGAAATTGTCAATAATTTGACCACGGTTATGGTTGGTGGTCTTTTCTTAAG GGACACCTTCTCTCGCCCTCCATGTACTTTAGTACAACCGTCCATTGAGAATGTCACAGAAAATTGTTTGGAAATTCCTGCCTTTG CTAAGAATTTTTGCCCTCCAATACATCCTCTGGGAGACCAGCAGTTCCAGTTAAGCGCAGGTATTCCTTTGATATGCCTTCATTCACTTCAGGTCAAGCCTTCTCCACTCCCACCATCTTTTGCTTCAGAAACGGTCATTGCTTGCCAGCCACTTATG ATTCACCTTCAGGAAGAATCGTGTTTAAGGATATCTTCCTTCTTAGCTGATGGCATTGTTGTCAATCCTGGGGATGTTCTGCCAGATTTTTCAGTAAACTCCCTCATGTTTATTCTCAAGGAATTAGATGTCACTGTTCCTCTGGACATGAGTAATTCAGACAATCAAGCTTACAACAAAAACAATACTGTCCAGAGTTCCTTCACTGGAGCAAGGCTTCACATTGAAAACTTGTTTTTCTCAGAGTCACCTTCCCTAAAACTTAGGTTACTGAAGCTAGAGAAGGATCCTGCTTGCTTCTGTATGTGGGAGGGCCAACCTGTTGATGCAAGCCAGAAGAAATGGACTACTGGAGCCTCTCATCTTAGTTTATCTCTCGAAACATCTATCAGCTCTGCTGGGCAGCTGAGTTCTCATGGATTGACTTCAGGCTTGTGGCGATGTGTTGAACTAAAAGATGCTTCTATTGAGGTAGCCATGGTAACTGCTGATGGAGGTCCATTGACAATTGTTCCTCCTCCTGGTGGCGTTGTCAGAGTAGGTGTTGCTTGTCAACAGTATTTGTCCAACACTTCTGTTGATCAGTTGTTTTTTGTCCTGGATCTTTATGCATACTTTGGCAGAGTCGGTGAAAAGATTGCCTCTGTTGGAAAAAACAAGAGAACAGAGAGTAGAAATGAATCTTCTGATGATGGTAGGCTAATGGATAAAGTTCCATGTGATACTGCAGTAAGCTTAGCAGTGAAGGGACTCCAGCTTAGATTTCTTGAATCTTCTACGATAAATATTGAGGGAATGCCTCTCGTTCAATTTATTGGGAATGGTCTTTTCATCAAAGTTGCTCATAGAACCCTTGGTGGTGCTATTGCTGTTTCATCCACTTTACTCTGGCAGAGTGTTCAGGTGGACTGTGTAGAGACTGAGGGACGTTTGGCGCATGAATATAGCACAGTTTCAACTCCCATTGAGAATGGTTTGGCAACCACAAATGGCTATCCACAGCTAAGAGCTGTCTTTTGGGTGCATAACCACCAGAAACATCAACCAAATGGTCTTGCATGTACAATTCCATTTCTGGACATAAACATAGTACACGTAATTCCATTCAGTGAACGTGATAAAGAATGCCATAGTTTAAGTGTGTCAGCCTGTATCTCTGGCATACGCCTTGGTGGTGGAATGAACTATGCAGAAGCCCTGCTACATCGATTTGGAATACTTGGGCCTGATGGTGGTCCGGGAGAAGGGCTCACTAAAGGGTTaaagaacttatcaagagGCCCACTGTCAAAGCTTTTCAAAACATCACATCTCAGAGTTGATTTAGGAGAAG ATAGAAGTCCAGAAAATGGGAAAGATGGTGGGATTTTGCACTTGGGGATGCCAGATGATGTGGATGTGTGTATAGAATTGAAAGATTGGTTATTTGCTCTTGAAGGCGCACAAGAAATGGCAGAAAGGTGGTGGTTTGACAACCATGAAAATCTGGGTAGAGAAGAGAGGTGCTGGCACACAACTTTTCAAAGTTTGCTAGTGAAAGCGAAAAATAGTCCAAGGCATGAGCCGTATGCCAAAGGGAACATGCCTGGAAGACACAAGTATCCTGTGGATTTGGTCACG GTTGGTGTGGAGGGCTTGCAGATCTTGAAGCCACTGGGACAAAATGGTATTTCTCTGTCAGAGAATGAGATGAAAGAAGTTGTTGAGACATCTGGTGGGATAAATCTTGAAGCTCGTTTGGTGATGTCAGAGGAAAGTGTTGATGATGAAATGGCTACATGGGTTGTGGAAAACTTGAAATTCTCTGTCAAGCATCCG ATTGAGGCTATTGTGACCAAGGATGAATTCCAGCACCTTGCTTTCTTGTGCAAGTCTGAAGTTGATGCAATGGGTCGGATGGCTGCTGGGGTCCTGAAGTTGCTCAAACTGGAGCGATCCATTGGCCAGGCAACAATAGACCAACTAAGCAACCTTG GAAGTGAGAGCTTTGACAAGATTTTCACCCCACAAAAGCTTAGCAGGGGTAGTAGTCCTCGCAGTATTGGACTCTCTCCATCCCCATATCCGATTTACGAGATTCCGCAGACAATAGAATCAACGGTTGCTTCACTCGAGGAGGCAGTTATGGATTCACAAGCCAAATGTGCTACTATTATGACTGATTTATCTGCTTCTGAGTCCTCTTTACAGTATCTTGCTGATATCAAACAACTAAGTCAGAAGCTTGAAAGTATGCAGAGTCTAGTGAGGCAATTAAGGACACAGATTTAA
- the LOC8280713 gene encoding uncharacterized protein LOC8280713 isoform X1: MEAILARALEYTLKYWLKSFSRDQFKLQGRTVQLSNLDINGDALHASMGLPPALNVTKAKVGKFEIILPYVSNVQVEPIVVQIDKLDLVLEENNDLDACSSTHSTQSSTGSTKASGYGFADKIADGMTIQVSTVNLLLETRGGARREGGAAWASPLAAITIRNLLLYTTNENWQVVNLKEARDFSNNKGFIYVFKKLEWESLSIDLLPHPDMFADASLARSQEGSTQRDDDGAKRVFFGGERFLEGISGEAHITMQRTEQNNPLGLEVQLHITEAVCPALSEPGLRALLRFLTGLYVCLNRGDVDLKAQQRSTEAAGRSLVSLLVDHIFFCIKDADFQLELLMQSLLFSRATVSDGEIVNNLTTVMVGGLFLRDTFSRPPCTLVQPSIENVTENCLEIPAFAKNFCPPIHPLGDQQFQLSAGIPLICLHSLQVKPSPLPPSFASETVIACQPLMIHLQEESCLRISSFLADGIVVNPGDVLPDFSVNSLMFILKELDVTVPLDMSNSDNQAYNKNNTVQSSFTGARLHIENLFFSESPSLKLRLLKLEKDPACFCMWEGQPVDASQKKWTTGASHLSLSLETSISSAGQLSSHGLTSGLWRCVELKDASIEVAMVTADGGPLTIVPPPGGVVRVGVACQQYLSNTSVDQLFFVLDLYAYFGRVGEKIASVGKNKRTESRNESSDDGRLMDKVPCDTAVSLAVKGLQLRFLESSTINIEGMPLVQFIGNGLFIKVAHRTLGGAIAVSSTLLWQSVQVDCVETEGRLAHEYSTVSTPIENGLATTNGYPQLRAVFWVHNHQKHQPNGLACTIPFLDINIVHVIPFSERDKECHSLSVSACISGIRLGGGMNYAEALLHRFGILGPDGGPGEGLTKGLKNLSRGPLSKLFKTSHLRVDLGEDRSPENGKDGGILHLGMPDDVDVCIELKDWLFALEGAQEMAERWWFDNHENLGREERCWHTTFQSLLVKAKNSPRHEPYAKGNMPGRHKYPVDLVTVGVEGLQILKPLGQNGISLSENEMKEVVETSGGINLEARLVMSEESVDDEMATWVVENLKFSVKHPIEAIVTKDEFQHLAFLCKSEVDAMGRMAAGVLKLLKLERSIGQATIDQLSNLGSESFDKIFTPQKLSRGSSPRSIGLSPSPYPIYEIPQTIESTVASLEEAVMDSQAKCATIMTDLSASESSLQYLADIKQLSQKLESMQSLVRQLRTQI; this comes from the exons ATGGAGGCGATATTGGCACGTGCCTTAGAGTATACGCTCAAGTACTGGCTTAAATCTTTCTCTAGAGATCAATTTAAGCTTCAAGGCCGTACCGTTCAGCTTTCCAATTTAG ATATAAATGGAGACGCTTTGCATGCGAGCATGGGATTGCCACCAGCTTTGAACGTAACAAAGGCTAAAGTTGGCAAATTTGAGATAATT CTTCCTTATGTTAGTAATGTACAAGTAGAGCCAATTGTTGTGcaaattgataagcttgattTGGTTCTGGAGGAGAACAATGATTTGGACGCATGTAGCAGCACCCACAG TACCCAGTCATCTACTGGATCCACTAAGGCTAGCGGCTATGGGTTTGCTGATAAG ATTGCAGATGGAATGACGATTCAGGTCAGCACTGTCAATCTTCTACTTGAAACACGTGGGGGTGCTCGACGTGAGGGGGGTGCTGCTtg GGCATCACCTCTAGCAGCCATTACCATTCGCAATCTCTTGTTGTATACCACAAATGAAAATTGGCAG GTCGTAAATCTCAAGGAAGCGCGCGACTTTTCCAATAATAAAGGCTTTATATACGTGTTCAAG AAACTTGAATGGGAATCTTTATCAATTGATCTCCTGCCTCATCCTGATATGTTCGCTGATGCCAGTTTGGCACGATCTCAAGAGGGTTCAACTCAGAGAGATGATGATGGTGCAAAGCGGGTTTTCTTTGGTGGAGAACGTTTTTTGGAAGGAATATCAGGAGAAGCTCAT ATCACAATGCAGAGGACTGAGCAGAACAATCCCCTTGGGCTTGAGGTTCAATTACATATCACAGAAGCTGTCTGTCCAGCATTAAGTGAACCAG GACTCCGTGCTCTTCTTCGCTTCCTCACGGGTTTATATGTGTGTCTTAATAGAGGAGATGTGGATCTAAAGGCTCAGCAG AGATCTACAGAAGCAGCAGGACGTTCACTAGTCTCGCTTCTTGTGGACCACATATTTTTCTGCATTAAAGATGCTG ATTTTCAGCTTGAGCTTTTGATGCAGTCGCTTCTCTTTTCTCGG GCAACAGTCTCTGATGGAGAAATTGTCAATAATTTGACCACGGTTATGGTTGGTGGTCTTTTCTTAAG GGACACCTTCTCTCGCCCTCCATGTACTTTAGTACAACCGTCCATTGAGAATGTCACAGAAAATTGTTTGGAAATTCCTGCCTTTG CTAAGAATTTTTGCCCTCCAATACATCCTCTGGGAGACCAGCAGTTCCAGTTAAGCGCAGGTATTCCTTTGATATGCCTTCATTCACTTCAGGTCAAGCCTTCTCCACTCCCACCATCTTTTGCTTCAGAAACGGTCATTGCTTGCCAGCCACTTATG ATTCACCTTCAGGAAGAATCGTGTTTAAGGATATCTTCCTTCTTAGCTGATGGCATTGTTGTCAATCCTGGGGATGTTCTGCCAGATTTTTCAGTAAACTCCCTCATGTTTATTCTCAAGGAATTAGATGTCACTGTTCCTCTGGACATGAGTAATTCAGACAATCAAGCTTACAACAAAAACAATACTGTCCAGAGTTCCTTCACTGGAGCAAGGCTTCACATTGAAAACTTGTTTTTCTCAGAGTCACCTTCCCTAAAACTTAGGTTACTGAAGCTAGAGAAGGATCCTGCTTGCTTCTGTATGTGGGAGGGCCAACCTGTTGATGCAAGCCAGAAGAAATGGACTACTGGAGCCTCTCATCTTAGTTTATCTCTCGAAACATCTATCAGCTCTGCTGGGCAGCTGAGTTCTCATGGATTGACTTCAGGCTTGTGGCGATGTGTTGAACTAAAAGATGCTTCTATTGAGGTAGCCATGGTAACTGCTGATGGAGGTCCATTGACAATTGTTCCTCCTCCTGGTGGCGTTGTCAGAGTAGGTGTTGCTTGTCAACAGTATTTGTCCAACACTTCTGTTGATCAGTTGTTTTTTGTCCTGGATCTTTATGCATACTTTGGCAGAGTCGGTGAAAAGATTGCCTCTGTTGGAAAAAACAAGAGAACAGAGAGTAGAAATGAATCTTCTGATGATGGTAGGCTAATGGATAAAGTTCCATGTGATACTGCAGTAAGCTTAGCAGTGAAGGGACTCCAGCTTAGATTTCTTGAATCTTCTACGATAAATATTGAGGGAATGCCTCTCGTTCAATTTATTGGGAATGGTCTTTTCATCAAAGTTGCTCATAGAACCCTTGGTGGTGCTATTGCTGTTTCATCCACTTTACTCTGGCAGAGTGTTCAGGTGGACTGTGTAGAGACTGAGGGACGTTTGGCGCATGAATATAGCACAGTTTCAACTCCCATTGAGAATGGTTTGGCAACCACAAATGGCTATCCACAGCTAAGAGCTGTCTTTTGGGTGCATAACCACCAGAAACATCAACCAAATGGTCTTGCATGTACAATTCCATTTCTGGACATAAACATAGTACACGTAATTCCATTCAGTGAACGTGATAAAGAATGCCATAGTTTAAGTGTGTCAGCCTGTATCTCTGGCATACGCCTTGGTGGTGGAATGAACTATGCAGAAGCCCTGCTACATCGATTTGGAATACTTGGGCCTGATGGTGGTCCGGGAGAAGGGCTCACTAAAGGGTTaaagaacttatcaagagGCCCACTGTCAAAGCTTTTCAAAACATCACATCTCAGAGTTGATTTAGGAGAAG ATAGAAGTCCAGAAAATGGGAAAGATGGTGGGATTTTGCACTTGGGGATGCCAGATGATGTGGATGTGTGTATAGAATTGAAAGATTGGTTATTTGCTCTTGAAGGCGCACAAGAAATGGCAGAAAGGTGGTGGTTTGACAACCATGAAAATCTGGGTAGAGAAGAGAGGTGCTGGCACACAACTTTTCAAAGTTTGCTAGTGAAAGCGAAAAATAGTCCAAGGCATGAGCCGTATGCCAAAGGGAACATGCCTGGAAGACACAAGTATCCTGTGGATTTGGTCACG GTTGGTGTGGAGGGCTTGCAGATCTTGAAGCCACTGGGACAAAATGGTATTTCTCTGTCAGAGAATGAGATGAAAGAAGTTGTTGAGACATCTGGTGGGATAAATCTTGAAGCTCGTTTGGTGATGTCAGAGGAAAGTGTTGATGATGAAATGGCTACATGGGTTGTGGAAAACTTGAAATTCTCTGTCAAGCATCCG ATTGAGGCTATTGTGACCAAGGATGAATTCCAGCACCTTGCTTTCTTGTGCAAGTCTGAAGTTGATGCAATGGGTCGGATGGCTGCTGGGGTCCTGAAGTTGCTCAAACTGGAGCGATCCATTGGCCAGGCAACAATAGACCAACTAAGCAACCTTG GAAGTGAGAGCTTTGACAAGATTTTCACCCCACAAAAGCTTAGCAGGGGTAGTAGTCCTCGCAGTATTGGACTCTCTCCATCCCCATATCCGATTTACGAGATTCCGCAGACAATAGAATCAACGGTTGCTTCACTCGAGGAGGCAGTTATGGATTCACAAGCCAAATGTGCTACTATTATGACTGATTTATCTGCTTCTGAGTCCTCTTTACAGTATCTTGCTGATATCAAACAACTAAGTCAGAAGCTTGAAAGTATGCAGAGTCTAGTGAGGCAATTAAGGACACAGATTTAA